From a region of the Ardenticatena maritima genome:
- a CDS encoding sensor histidine kinase: MAEPRLSDILTIAEEELSRIVLDIHDGPVQYIFTALSILTGIQEEIAHDPAKADLMPDLARVAVLLESSLYEIKSFLGAFRPPEFRRRSLAAIIQGLVLQHEEATNTRVHLTLENVPETVALPVKITIYRLVQEALANAYRYAGVDEFYVRLRGEDGWLWLEVEDYGKGFELPDLDAPVQENDAHIGLRGMKERVQLVKGHFELYSRPGEGTRIVAKVPTYV, translated from the coding sequence ATGGCTGAGCCTCGCTTGTCGGATATCCTGACGATTGCCGAAGAAGAGTTGAGCCGCATTGTGCTGGATATCCACGATGGCCCTGTGCAGTATATCTTCACGGCTCTTTCAATTTTGACGGGCATTCAGGAAGAGATTGCCCACGATCCGGCAAAAGCCGACCTGATGCCCGATTTGGCGCGGGTGGCGGTATTGCTCGAATCCTCGCTCTACGAAATCAAGTCGTTTTTGGGGGCGTTTCGCCCGCCGGAATTTCGGCGGCGTTCGCTGGCGGCGATTATTCAGGGGTTGGTGCTGCAACACGAAGAGGCAACCAATACGCGCGTTCACCTCACGCTTGAAAATGTGCCTGAGACGGTGGCGTTGCCTGTCAAAATCACCATTTATCGCCTGGTGCAGGAAGCGCTCGCCAACGCCTACCGCTATGCGGGCGTTGATGAGTTTTACGTGCGCCTGCGTGGTGAAGACGGCTGGCTTTGGCTGGAAGTGGAAGACTACGGCAAGGGGTTTGAATTGCCCGACCTGGACGCCCCCGTGCAGGAAAATGATGCGCATATCGGCTTGCGCGGCATGAAGGAGCGTGTGCAGTTAGTGAAGGGGCATTTTGAATTGTACAGCCGTCCCGGCGAAGGAACACGCATTGTGGCAAAGGTGCCGACGTATGTCTGA
- a CDS encoding response regulator transcription factor, with the protein MSEQERIRVVLADDHALVLEGLVALLDRTPDIEVVETVTNGDELLAVLERQSVDVVVLDLEMPYHGFTALEEIRKRRLPVRVLVLTAFGDGESMQRAIELEAEGFALKTEPPRQTVMAIRQVAAGMLVYPRAAHRLMAQQRGHQTDLSQREWEVLEQVARGKTNAEIAAALYVSENTVRFHLKNIFEKLHVSNRTEAAAWYFEHRDRYKPIRR; encoded by the coding sequence ATGTCTGAACAAGAACGCATTCGCGTCGTGTTGGCGGACGATCACGCTTTGGTGCTGGAAGGGCTGGTGGCGCTCCTCGACCGCACGCCCGATATCGAAGTCGTCGAAACCGTGACCAACGGCGATGAATTGCTGGCGGTGTTGGAGCGTCAGTCCGTGGATGTCGTCGTGCTGGATTTGGAAATGCCCTACCACGGCTTCACAGCCCTGGAAGAAATCCGCAAGCGGCGGTTGCCTGTGCGGGTGCTGGTGCTCACCGCCTTTGGCGATGGCGAAAGCATGCAACGCGCGATTGAACTGGAAGCCGAAGGGTTTGCCCTCAAAACAGAGCCGCCGCGCCAAACGGTCATGGCGATTCGGCAGGTGGCGGCGGGCATGCTCGTCTACCCGCGCGCGGCGCACCGCTTGATGGCACAACAACGCGGTCATCAAACCGACCTTTCACAGCGCGAGTGGGAAGTGTTGGAACAGGTGGCGCGGGGCAAAACGAACGCTGAAATTGCCGCCGCGCTCTATGTCAGCGAGAACACGGTGCGTTTTCACCTCAAAAATATCTTCGAGAAGTTGCATGTCTCCAATCGAACCGAAGCGGCTGCGTGGTATTTTGAGCACCGCGACCGTTATAAGCCCATACGCCGCTGA
- a CDS encoding glycoside hydrolase family 2 TIM barrel-domain containing protein — translation MSISKHRLKLLLWLILSLVFGGIVYAVVAGVAALAAYFQQGADPAQALNIVPNKPPDLYVKLVWKPDDPDTGREMEPLTRRLIEGAYLRAWLQWNISHLRGQPYGLRTYFVGPTLDNVSETVRRVANDGWHMTQVDTEHTLTLHFYSADGSIASFTDENINIVQILEDEAGIQRLHEMTATYDVVMFLEDGNWRVRAWERRQARLLPNRLDPPHTDPLPGMVYAEGNRLMHDGKPFTVAGVNYYPADAPWSEFWTNYDAATVETDLLRIEDLGLNTLRIFIPFETFGGPTVDPLMRARLRDFLDRAEAHGLKVIVTLFDFRNDYAPLLWPHADRHLDAIVEPLSRHPAILAWDIKNEPDLDYEGTDPAIVNGWLTHVARRLRRLDPHHLITIGWAHAENADQLLDMVDVVSFHFYEDPATLPDAYAALHQRTTKPILLTEFGLSTWNSAFFPNGHTEAEQAAYIADVLRGVYASDMSGFLVWTLYDFEHVPRSVFGWQPWRRFPQAHMGILHSDGTPKPAAALVRPDAALDAPAPTPWARFFKPFWRSVYVVVVVGLFLLWRGARWWKRRRQRRMGL, via the coding sequence ATGAGCATCTCCAAGCACCGCCTGAAACTGCTGCTCTGGCTCATCCTCTCGCTGGTATTCGGCGGCATCGTGTACGCCGTCGTAGCCGGCGTGGCGGCGCTTGCAGCCTACTTCCAGCAAGGCGCCGACCCGGCGCAGGCGCTCAACATCGTGCCCAACAAACCGCCCGACTTGTACGTCAAACTTGTCTGGAAACCCGACGACCCCGACACCGGGCGCGAAATGGAACCCCTCACACGGCGGCTCATCGAAGGGGCGTATCTGCGCGCCTGGTTGCAGTGGAACATCTCTCACCTGCGCGGGCAACCGTATGGCTTGCGCACCTACTTTGTCGGGCCAACGCTGGACAACGTGAGCGAAACGGTGCGCCGCGTCGCCAACGACGGCTGGCACATGACCCAGGTGGACACCGAGCACACGCTTACCTTGCACTTCTACTCCGCCGACGGCTCCATTGCATCGTTTACTGATGAGAACATCAACATTGTGCAAATCCTGGAAGATGAAGCAGGTATTCAGCGGCTACACGAAATGACGGCGACGTATGACGTCGTCATGTTTCTGGAAGACGGCAATTGGCGCGTGCGGGCGTGGGAACGCCGCCAAGCGCGCCTGTTGCCCAATCGCCTCGACCCACCACACACCGACCCACTGCCGGGTATGGTCTACGCCGAGGGCAACCGCCTCATGCACGACGGCAAGCCGTTCACCGTGGCGGGCGTCAACTACTACCCCGCCGACGCCCCTTGGAGCGAATTCTGGACGAACTACGACGCCGCCACCGTGGAAACCGACTTGCTCCGCATCGAAGACCTGGGGTTGAACACCCTGCGCATCTTTATCCCCTTCGAGACGTTCGGCGGTCCCACCGTGGACCCACTCATGCGCGCCCGCTTGCGCGATTTTCTCGACCGCGCCGAGGCGCACGGGTTGAAAGTCATCGTGACGCTTTTCGACTTCCGCAATGACTATGCCCCCCTGCTCTGGCCCCACGCCGACCGCCATCTGGACGCGATTGTGGAGCCGCTGAGCAGGCATCCCGCTATCCTGGCGTGGGATATCAAAAACGAGCCCGACCTGGACTACGAAGGCACCGACCCCGCCATCGTCAACGGCTGGTTGACGCACGTCGCCCGCCGCTTGCGACGCCTTGACCCGCATCACCTCATCACCATCGGCTGGGCGCATGCCGAAAACGCCGACCAACTGCTCGACATGGTGGACGTGGTTTCATTCCACTTTTACGAAGACCCCGCCACGCTGCCAGACGCCTACGCCGCACTGCACCAACGCACCACCAAGCCCATCTTGCTCACCGAATTTGGGCTTTCGACCTGGAACAGCGCCTTCTTCCCCAACGGGCACACCGAAGCCGAACAAGCCGCCTACATCGCGGACGTCTTGCGCGGTGTCTATGCCAGCGACATGAGCGGCTTCCTCGTCTGGACGTTGTACGACTTTGAGCACGTCCCGCGTTCAGTGTTCGGCTGGCAACCCTGGCGGCGCTTCCCACAAGCGCACATGGGCATTCTGCACAGCGACGGCACCCCCAAACCCGCCGCCGCGCTCGTGCGTCCCGACGCCGCCCTCGACGCACCCGCGCCGACGCCGTGGGCGCGCTTCTTCAAGCCCTTCTGGCGCTCGGTCTATGTGGTTGTGGTGGTGGGGCTTTTCCTGCTATGGCGAGGGGCGCGCTGGTGGAAACGCCGACGTCAGCGGCGTATGGGCTTATAA
- a CDS encoding Ig-like domain-containing protein, translating into MRTQHRRTRCFIFLGMLALLALACRKQETPPAPFLLDGELPISVAAEAPVGEPLPVTIGPVNAPDGTPILLTATGTFGTWAFRGLLQGGYLTITLPPEFTRHSGLVSLVATSGHAVGEAETRLLAGEPVEPLVPLVGARSIIADAAHWSMTVTLPQDRFDNPVADGTPVEIRALHPGGRLETRVQPVEHLLAWIRLYSGTKAGETRIAVESGEAVGPEGLLLEIPGWPTPFTLEAEPSTQPADDRSLITVRTSTIRDQFGNVVPDGTIVTFVAETPDGPRFIPSVTVNGVAEAPIQAPDEPAVFQIVGSVYGVRSKPLTVAFTPGPAVNRFTVTPHLDEPNGALYLDAGPLLGQLNQYIPDGTPVLYHLTHESGQEEWLSAPAEAGHARAELRLRFLQPGTYTVEVLAGVGRGETTFVVEKAVIERAQQAAREAGEP; encoded by the coding sequence ATGCGTACCCAACACCGCCGCACACGCTGCTTCATCTTCCTGGGCATGCTCGCCCTGCTGGCGTTGGCGTGCCGCAAGCAAGAAACGCCGCCCGCGCCATTCCTGCTTGACGGGGAACTGCCCATCAGCGTCGCCGCCGAAGCCCCCGTCGGCGAACCGTTGCCCGTCACCATCGGACCCGTCAACGCGCCCGATGGCACGCCCATCCTGCTGACAGCCACGGGCACTTTTGGCACATGGGCGTTCCGCGGTCTGTTGCAGGGCGGCTACCTCACCATCACCCTGCCCCCCGAATTCACGCGGCACAGCGGACTGGTGAGTCTGGTCGCCACCAGCGGGCACGCCGTGGGTGAAGCGGAAACACGCCTGCTCGCCGGTGAGCCTGTAGAACCGCTCGTGCCGCTCGTGGGGGCGCGTTCCATCATCGCCGACGCCGCACATTGGAGCATGACCGTCACCCTGCCGCAAGACCGTTTCGACAACCCGGTCGCCGACGGCACGCCGGTGGAAATCCGCGCCCTGCACCCCGGCGGGCGACTGGAAACGCGCGTACAGCCGGTGGAGCACTTGCTCGCCTGGATTCGCCTGTACAGCGGCACAAAAGCGGGCGAAACACGTATCGCCGTCGAATCCGGGGAAGCCGTGGGTCCCGAAGGGCTTTTGCTGGAAATTCCCGGCTGGCCGACGCCCTTCACCCTGGAAGCCGAGCCATCTACACAGCCGGCTGACGATCGCTCACTCATCACGGTGCGCACATCCACCATCCGCGATCAATTCGGCAACGTCGTTCCCGACGGCACCATCGTCACATTTGTTGCCGAAACGCCCGACGGTCCCCGCTTCATTCCCAGCGTCACCGTCAACGGCGTTGCCGAAGCCCCCATCCAGGCACCTGATGAGCCCGCCGTCTTCCAGATTGTGGGGTCGGTGTACGGCGTGCGCAGCAAGCCGCTGACCGTGGCGTTCACGCCCGGTCCCGCCGTCAATCGCTTCACGGTCACGCCCCATTTGGACGAACCCAACGGCGCGCTCTACCTGGACGCGGGACCCCTGCTTGGACAACTCAACCAATACATCCCGGACGGCACGCCTGTGCTCTACCACCTGACCCACGAAAGCGGACAAGAAGAGTGGTTGAGTGCCCCCGCCGAAGCCGGGCACGCCCGCGCCGAATTGCGCTTGCGCTTTCTGCAACCTGGCACCTATACCGTTGAAGTGCTAGCCGGCGTGGGGCGCGGCGAAACCACCTTCGTTGTGGAAAAAGCCGTCATCGAACGCGCCCAACAAGCGGCACGTGAGGCTGGTGAACCATGA
- a CDS encoding AAA family ATPase gives MFQSIDDVKHRLKAANYLASDDIATVVFLADQLGKPLLVEGPAGVGKTELAKAIADALGAELIRLQCYEGLDEAKALYEWQYAKQMLYTQVLRDRVGELLADTQTLREAFERIAEEEDLFFSERFLLPRPLLRALMAEQRPVLLIDEVDKADPEFEAFLLEVLSDFQVSIPELGTIRARTQPFVLLTSNQARELSDALKRRCLHLFINYPSFAEELGVVRMRVPEASEALAAELVAFVQEVRNLALKKVPGLSETLDWARALALLNVHHLGVKEVERTLGVIIKHEGDQMRTRQSIPELLRRAQLRLREWEE, from the coding sequence ATGTTTCAGTCCATTGATGATGTCAAGCACCGCCTCAAAGCCGCCAATTACCTCGCCAGCGATGATATCGCCACTGTGGTTTTTCTCGCCGACCAGTTGGGCAAGCCGCTTCTGGTGGAAGGACCGGCAGGCGTGGGCAAAACCGAACTGGCGAAGGCGATTGCCGACGCGCTCGGCGCGGAGTTGATTCGATTGCAATGCTACGAAGGGTTGGACGAAGCCAAAGCCCTGTACGAGTGGCAATACGCCAAGCAGATGCTCTACACGCAGGTTTTGCGCGACCGTGTGGGAGAACTGCTTGCCGACACCCAGACGCTGCGCGAAGCCTTTGAGCGCATTGCCGAAGAAGAAGATTTATTCTTCTCGGAACGCTTTTTGCTCCCGCGTCCGCTGTTGCGCGCACTCATGGCGGAACAACGCCCCGTTTTGTTGATTGACGAAGTGGACAAAGCCGACCCCGAGTTTGAAGCCTTCTTGCTGGAAGTGCTGAGCGACTTCCAGGTGAGCATTCCCGAATTGGGGACGATTCGCGCGCGCACCCAACCGTTTGTCTTGCTAACGAGCAACCAGGCGCGCGAATTGTCCGACGCCTTGAAGCGCCGCTGCTTGCACCTCTTCATCAACTACCCCTCTTTCGCCGAGGAGTTGGGCGTGGTGCGCATGCGCGTCCCCGAAGCAAGCGAAGCCCTTGCCGCTGAGTTGGTGGCGTTCGTGCAGGAAGTGCGCAACCTGGCATTGAAGAAAGTGCCGGGCTTGAGCGAAACGCTGGATTGGGCGCGGGCGTTGGCGTTGCTCAATGTGCACCATTTGGGCGTGAAAGAGGTTGAGCGCACGCTCGGCGTCATCATCAAGCATGAAGGCGACCAGATGCGCACGCGCCAATCTATCCCTGAATTGTTGCGGCGGGCGCAACTGCGGTTGCGTGAGTGGGAAGAGTAA